Proteins from one Deinococcus sp. AB2017081 genomic window:
- a CDS encoding VOC family protein — translation MEHAVVHFEIIGRDPRQLQHYYAELFGWTSDTSHPVAPEISEPGSYGFLSPAQGGPVVAGGIGGGPGYAEHVIVYVGVPDVEAALTRAAALGGTRVLGPVARPDGQLMLGHFRDPQGHLMGVAGPR, via the coding sequence GTGGAACACGCAGTCGTGCATTTCGAGATCATCGGCCGTGACCCCCGGCAGCTCCAGCACTACTATGCCGAGCTCTTCGGGTGGACCTCCGACACCAGCCATCCGGTCGCGCCGGAGATCTCGGAGCCGGGCAGCTACGGCTTTCTGTCCCCCGCGCAGGGCGGCCCGGTGGTGGCGGGCGGCATCGGGGGTGGGCCGGGGTACGCGGAGCATGTCATCGTCTACGTGGGCGTCCCGGATGTCGAGGCGGCCCTGACCCGCGCCGCAGCGCTGGGCGGCACCCGCGTCCTGGGTCCTGTCGCCCGTCCCGACGGCCAGCTGATGCTCGGCCACTTCCGGGATCCACAGGGACACCTCATGGGCGTGGCCGGCCCCCGGTGA
- a CDS encoding winged helix-turn-helix transcriptional regulator has translation MPTCRSYHDACPIARALDVIGERWALLVVRELLFGPQRFSDLRRALAGASSNLVADRLRELQERGVVERRQLPLPAGAWVYTLTDAGRRLEPVLLAMGTWGAHLPPPPGPTTLSAASVLLYLRTTARPAADAPPASLRLDLDGAVWTVDVADGQIHIQSGATGPGDAQLTTTPTTFLTLLEHPERLETVTDGSAVVRGDVQAWRRVLESVAGGQPRRRSG, from the coding sequence ATGCCCACATGCCGGAGCTACCACGATGCCTGCCCGATTGCCCGCGCCCTGGACGTGATCGGTGAGCGCTGGGCCCTGCTCGTCGTGCGGGAACTGCTGTTCGGCCCACAGCGGTTCTCTGATCTGCGCCGGGCGCTGGCGGGGGCCAGTTCGAACCTCGTGGCCGACCGGCTGCGCGAGCTTCAGGAGCGGGGCGTGGTGGAGCGCCGCCAGCTCCCGCTCCCGGCCGGTGCGTGGGTGTATACCCTCACCGACGCCGGACGCCGCCTGGAGCCGGTGCTGCTGGCCATGGGCACCTGGGGCGCCCACCTGCCGCCGCCCCCGGGGCCGACCACCCTCAGCGCGGCCTCGGTGCTGCTGTACCTGCGAACCACGGCCCGCCCCGCGGCCGACGCGCCTCCGGCCAGTCTGCGGCTCGATCTGGATGGAGCGGTCTGGACGGTGGACGTGGCCGACGGGCAGATCCACATCCAGTCCGGGGCAACGGGGCCGGGCGACGCGCAGCTCACGACCACTCCGACCACCTTCCTGACCCTGCTGGAACATCCGGAGCGGCTGGAGACCGTCACTGACGGCAGCGCAGTCGTGCGTGGTGACGTTCAGGCGTGGCGCCGCGTGCTGGAGTCGGTGGCCGGAGGGCAGCCCCGGCGCAGGAGCGGTTGA
- the allE gene encoding (S)-ureidoglycine aminohydrolase, with amino-acid sequence MKHLGVTRSSLQQSHAVITPETFVRTALAEWPGSAVVLHIAPVIGLGARFVQFTAEMPAGAVARESAHGYQRFAFVLDGEVTVSVDGEARTLRESDYVFLPAGVAHTITASSAARVSVFEKPYEVSGVTTPAVYWGNERENAGYAFEGDDHLIARKLLPDSPEFDFMVSTMSFAPGATLPYAEIHYMEHGLLMLEGEGLYKLQDTYYPVARGDVIWMGAYCPQWYAALGRHWSKYLLYKDMNRHPLTVGGWTP; translated from the coding sequence GTGAAACATCTCGGCGTCACGCGAAGTTCGTTGCAGCAGTCCCATGCGGTCATCACGCCGGAGACCTTCGTGCGCACGGCGCTGGCGGAGTGGCCGGGCAGTGCGGTCGTGCTGCACATCGCGCCGGTGATCGGGCTGGGGGCGCGGTTCGTGCAGTTCACGGCGGAGATGCCGGCGGGCGCGGTGGCGCGGGAGTCCGCGCACGGGTACCAGCGTTTCGCCTTCGTGCTGGACGGCGAGGTCACGGTGTCGGTGGACGGTGAGGCCCGGACGCTGCGCGAGTCCGACTACGTGTTCCTCCCGGCGGGGGTCGCGCACACGATCACGGCCTCCTCGGCCGCGCGCGTGTCGGTGTTCGAGAAGCCGTACGAGGTCTCGGGCGTGACGACGCCGGCCGTGTACTGGGGGAACGAGCGGGAGAACGCCGGATACGCCTTCGAGGGCGACGACCACCTGATCGCGCGTAAGCTGCTGCCGGACAGCCCGGAGTTCGATTTCATGGTCAGCACCATGAGTTTCGCGCCGGGCGCGACGCTGCCATACGCGGAGATCCACTACATGGAGCACGGCCTGCTGATGCTGGAGGGCGAGGGCCTGTACAAGCTCCAGGACACGTACTACCCGGTGGCGCGGGGGGACGTGATCTGGATGGGCGCGTACTGCCCGCAGTGGTACGCGGCGCTGGGGCGTCACTGGAGCAAGTACCTGCTGTACAAGGACATGAACCGTCATCCGCTGACGGTGGGAGGATGGACGCCATGA
- a CDS encoding TetR/AcrR family transcriptional regulator: protein MPAMPPARRLDADTRREQILNAAQALFIERGFEGVAMTDVARALGTSRPTVYTYFTSTTDMLGALLEARLPALWARLRPVLEAGQGRDPAAVDYAAIHAALLQERDLLLLMHSGGGPTFREQRRHFLDQLATRLAPYRPAPSAGDTGALVIITLLLEAVAVEALRHPENTPPALHQTLPVFISGGLDALRGRPE, encoded by the coding sequence ATGCCGGCCATGCCCCCCGCCCGCCGCCTGGACGCCGACACGCGCCGGGAGCAGATCCTGAATGCCGCCCAGGCCCTCTTCATCGAGCGCGGCTTCGAGGGGGTCGCCATGACCGATGTCGCGCGGGCGCTGGGCACGTCCCGGCCGACGGTGTACACCTATTTCACATCCACCACAGACATGCTCGGGGCGCTGCTGGAGGCCCGGCTGCCCGCGCTGTGGGCCCGGCTCCGGCCGGTGCTGGAGGCCGGCCAGGGCCGCGATCCGGCCGCCGTCGACTACGCCGCCATCCATGCCGCGCTGCTCCAGGAACGCGACCTGTTGCTGCTCATGCACTCCGGGGGCGGCCCCACCTTCCGCGAACAGCGCCGGCACTTCCTGGATCAGCTCGCCACGCGGCTCGCGCCGTACCGGCCCGCACCAAGTGCCGGGGACACCGGCGCGCTCGTGATCATCACGCTGCTGCTGGAGGCCGTGGCGGTCGAGGCCCTGCGCCACCCGGAGAACACGCCGCCGGCCCTGCACCAGACGCTCCCGGTCTTCATCTCGGGGGGCCTGGACGCGCTGCGCGGACGTCCCGAGTGA
- a CDS encoding META domain-containing protein, giving the protein MVMLAALLGASGAAQTGSGQIADGTWSLTRLTDAAGTLSFGGPDAPTLRLLGTGISTEEGTRVSGFAGCNTFMTTAIFTAQTLKLRSLATTRRACPAPVLAAEGRYLKVLAQARVFVRRGTTLTLTTGKARAVFVYGSSAERSLVAPWRLVGGQGEQPLTLRFGPDGRVDGFAGCNTFRGQYSVQDDTLSIGPLATTRRACVSPAL; this is encoded by the coding sequence ATGGTTATGCTGGCCGCGCTGCTCGGCGCGTCCGGGGCTGCCCAGACCGGAAGCGGACAGATCGCGGACGGCACATGGTCGCTGACCCGCCTGACGGATGCCGCCGGCACGCTCTCGTTCGGTGGCCCGGATGCCCCGACCCTGCGGCTGCTGGGCACTGGCATCAGCACCGAGGAGGGCACCCGCGTCTCGGGCTTCGCGGGCTGCAACACCTTCATGACCACCGCCATCTTCACCGCCCAGACGCTGAAGCTGCGGTCCCTCGCCACGACCCGCCGCGCGTGCCCGGCCCCCGTGCTGGCCGCCGAGGGGCGGTATCTGAAGGTACTGGCGCAGGCCCGCGTGTTCGTCCGCCGGGGCACCACGCTCACCCTGACGACCGGGAAGGCCCGCGCCGTCTTCGTCTATGGCAGCTCCGCCGAACGGAGCCTGGTCGCGCCGTGGCGGCTCGTCGGCGGCCAGGGTGAGCAGCCGCTGACCCTGCGCTTCGGCCCGGACGGCCGCGTGGACGGATTCGCCGGCTGCAACACCTTCCGGGGACAGTACAGCGTGCAGGACGACACCCTGAGCATCGGCCCGCTGGCGACGACCCGCCGCGCCTGCGTCAGTCCGGCCCTCTAG
- the coaBC gene encoding bifunctional phosphopantothenoylcysteine decarboxylase/phosphopantothenate--cysteine ligase CoaBC, whose translation MTDPTTPAVLVIVGGSMAAVKAPSVLRRLREQGAAVRVIATRSALAFITELSLSTAADGPVGTDVHWFEPRPDALHLTHARVDAAVVVGASAELLAGAAGGHANDLALATLLSVRGRVLWVPAMNEAMWRSPAVQANVERLRGWGHAFLGPEVGAFGTRGEGSGLGRMAEPEDIAAHVLALLRPVTRDLAGRTVVVSAGPTREYLDPVRFISNPSSGKMGFAVAEEARDRGASVVLVTGPVTLPDPPGVTTVRIESALELRDAVIRAAQDADIVVMTAAVADYRAADQATEKQAKVAGDVTIHLTPNPDILAQLGADKGERVLVGFAMETHAGVERAAAKAQRKNADFILLNYPTREGTAFGGDDNQVTLVRPDGTHEDWPRTSKREVARRLLDEAVRGLRPSTTPQPA comes from the coding sequence GTGACCGATCCGACGACCCCGGCCGTTCTGGTGATCGTGGGCGGCTCGATGGCGGCCGTGAAGGCCCCGTCCGTGCTGCGCCGCCTGCGCGAGCAGGGCGCGGCCGTGCGCGTGATCGCCACGCGCTCGGCCCTGGCCTTCATCACGGAACTGAGCCTGAGCACCGCCGCCGACGGCCCGGTCGGCACCGATGTCCACTGGTTCGAGCCCCGACCGGACGCCCTGCACCTGACCCACGCCAGGGTCGATGCCGCCGTGGTCGTGGGCGCGTCGGCCGAGCTGCTGGCGGGGGCGGCCGGCGGGCACGCGAACGATCTGGCGCTGGCGACCCTGCTCAGCGTGCGGGGGCGGGTGCTGTGGGTGCCGGCCATGAACGAGGCCATGTGGCGCAGTCCCGCCGTCCAGGCCAACGTGGAGCGGCTGCGCGGATGGGGCCACGCCTTCCTGGGGCCGGAGGTCGGAGCCTTCGGCACACGGGGCGAGGGCTCGGGCCTGGGGCGCATGGCCGAACCGGAGGACATCGCCGCACACGTGCTGGCGCTGCTGCGGCCAGTCACGCGTGACCTCGCGGGCCGCACGGTCGTCGTGTCGGCCGGCCCGACCCGCGAGTACCTCGACCCGGTGCGGTTCATCAGCAATCCGTCGAGCGGCAAGATGGGCTTCGCCGTGGCCGAGGAGGCGCGTGACCGGGGAGCGAGCGTGGTGCTGGTGACCGGCCCCGTGACGCTGCCCGACCCGCCGGGCGTGACCACCGTGCGGATCGAGTCGGCGCTGGAACTGCGTGACGCCGTGATCCGTGCCGCACAGGACGCGGACATCGTGGTCATGACCGCCGCCGTCGCGGACTACCGGGCGGCCGACCAGGCGACCGAGAAGCAGGCCAAGGTCGCGGGCGACGTGACCATCCACCTGACGCCGAACCCTGACATCCTGGCGCAGCTCGGGGCCGACAAGGGGGAGCGGGTGCTGGTGGGCTTCGCCATGGAGACGCATGCCGGGGTGGAACGTGCCGCCGCCAAGGCCCAGCGCAAGAACGCCGACTTCATCCTGCTGAACTACCCCACGCGCGAGGGCACGGCCTTCGGGGGCGACGACAACCAGGTCACACTGGTGCGCCCGGACGGCACGCACGAGGACTGGCCGCGCACCAGCAAGCGCGAGGTGGCCCGCCGGCTGCTGGACGAGGCCGTCCGGGGGCTGCGCCCGTCCACCACCCCGCAGCCTGCCTGA
- a CDS encoding YhgE/Pip domain-containing protein, translating into MPSRAPLRLHTLLDDYRRLSSAERRLWRWPMMWVSAAAITAVPLAYATIYLSSALDPYGHLENLPVALVDLDAGTVSDGTTYRLGQEVVRDLTRTPSFRYTTYSTEQAAHDAVRRGDAYFALVIPKTFSAHAVAGSSADHGTLNFYVAEGSNYFASRVAATFASTLADDLNATLGETRWTVVQRTLAQAQRDLTGLRDATGRLTEGASQLKIGTRQLAYSAGTLATGARSAAGGGQELVTGATELSGAVTRLTDGSAALGRGLKTLNAAVPTAESLAPLTAGSARVASGAGALAGSLDSLAGGAQTVAGGARSAADGARQLAQGSGTLATTLPDVQDGVGQLAEGAGRLAESAQAASNGAAQLATGSSQIAERLPALQTTLDGLSGRATQLAASASRLDTAARQLTQPVTPLSVQLPALNTGVTQATASARQFAASASTFSQTMAAMNVSLRSQLLVPQVVREDVATLTAQAERVRTESVALRTRLEQLGTPLRRAVGTPVSAPAPAGPRLPGVGQTSEAATDLATALTAARDSAASTVQAAGALESDATRLAETLRDLAGGADTLATQAGTARSGLSGAVQGAQTISGSATALARGLQDVQQGAATLADRTTQAAAGARSVQTGAATVQTGVASLVDGTAKLRTGLGEITRQLPAQDDLNAVKGGARTLAASSETLGQGLTRVATGADKLQAGADDVNAGAGRLLDGLTALQAKIPTRVDALTGDPQGLSVSVTPDIQTFAAVKNNGAAFAPYFMALSLWVGVTLTTFIFPYQQLPRSGRRSSQLARVLRKAAAPAVLVTVQALLVVLGVHLLGVDFLHPGQVVLTAVASSMTFLMMVLALIVCFGAAGRLLALILLVLQLAASGGSYPVEVAPRVFQVIHDWLPVTQSVGAFRHALSGAFEGRYPTFMLILLALFIGSLAFAQLGRRRWEFVADQDFRPLISAPITSRDVPPDPYIDAPTPEELKDRTVDG; encoded by the coding sequence ATGCCGTCACGTGCCCCCCTTCGCCTCCATACCCTGCTGGACGACTACCGCCGCCTGAGTTCCGCCGAGCGCCGGCTGTGGCGCTGGCCCATGATGTGGGTCTCGGCCGCCGCGATCACCGCCGTGCCGCTGGCCTACGCCACCATCTACCTGAGCAGCGCCCTGGATCCCTACGGCCACCTGGAGAACCTGCCGGTGGCCCTGGTCGATCTGGACGCCGGTACTGTGAGTGACGGCACGACCTATCGCCTGGGCCAGGAAGTCGTGCGCGACCTGACCCGCACCCCCAGCTTCCGCTACACCACGTACTCCACCGAGCAGGCGGCCCATGACGCCGTGCGGCGCGGCGACGCCTACTTCGCGCTGGTGATCCCGAAGACCTTCAGTGCGCACGCGGTTGCCGGCAGCAGTGCGGATCACGGCACCCTGAACTTCTATGTCGCCGAGGGCAGCAACTACTTCGCCAGCCGCGTGGCCGCCACCTTCGCCAGCACCCTGGCCGACGACCTGAACGCCACCCTGGGCGAGACCCGCTGGACCGTCGTGCAGCGCACCCTGGCCCAGGCCCAGCGCGACCTGACTGGCCTGCGGGACGCCACCGGCCGCCTGACCGAGGGAGCCTCGCAGCTCAAGATCGGCACGCGGCAGCTCGCGTACAGCGCCGGTACCCTGGCCACGGGTGCCCGCAGCGCGGCGGGGGGCGGTCAGGAACTCGTGACCGGGGCCACCGAACTCTCGGGCGCGGTCACCCGCCTGACCGATGGCAGCGCCGCGCTGGGCCGTGGCCTGAAGACGCTGAACGCCGCCGTGCCCACGGCCGAGTCCCTGGCCCCCCTGACCGCTGGTTCGGCCCGCGTGGCCAGCGGGGCCGGCGCCTTGGCCGGCAGCCTGGATTCACTGGCCGGCGGTGCCCAGACCGTGGCGGGGGGTGCCCGGAGTGCCGCCGACGGTGCCCGGCAGCTCGCGCAGGGCAGCGGCACCCTGGCCACGACGCTGCCCGACGTACAGGATGGCGTGGGCCAGCTCGCGGAGGGCGCTGGCCGCCTGGCCGAGTCTGCTCAGGCCGCCAGCAACGGTGCCGCCCAGCTCGCCACCGGGAGCAGCCAGATTGCCGAGCGGCTGCCGGCCCTCCAGACCACCCTGGACGGGCTGAGCGGCCGCGCCACGCAGCTCGCGGCCAGCGCGTCCCGCCTGGACACGGCGGCGCGGCAGCTCACGCAGCCGGTCACGCCGCTGAGTGTGCAGCTGCCCGCCCTGAATACCGGCGTGACCCAGGCGACGGCCAGCGCCCGTCAGTTCGCCGCCAGCGCCAGCACGTTCTCTCAGACGATGGCTGCCATGAATGTCAGCCTGCGCTCGCAGCTGCTGGTGCCGCAGGTCGTTCGCGAGGACGTGGCCACCCTGACCGCCCAGGCCGAGCGCGTGCGCACCGAGAGCGTGGCGCTGCGCACCCGTCTGGAGCAGCTGGGCACGCCCCTGCGCCGCGCGGTCGGCACCCCTGTGTCCGCCCCCGCCCCGGCCGGGCCCCGGTTGCCGGGGGTGGGGCAGACCAGCGAGGCTGCCACCGACCTGGCCACTGCGCTGACGGCCGCCCGTGACAGCGCGGCCAGCACCGTCCAGGCGGCCGGTGCCCTGGAGTCCGACGCCACGCGCCTGGCGGAGACCCTGCGCGACCTGGCGGGCGGCGCGGACACGCTGGCGACCCAGGCGGGCACCGCCCGCAGCGGCCTGTCCGGGGCCGTCCAGGGCGCGCAGACCATATCGGGCAGCGCCACGGCCCTGGCCCGTGGCCTTCAGGACGTGCAGCAGGGAGCGGCCACCCTGGCCGACCGCACCACGCAGGCGGCGGCCGGTGCCCGGTCGGTGCAGACCGGTGCGGCGACCGTACAGACCGGCGTGGCGTCGCTGGTGGACGGCACCGCGAAGCTCAGAACCGGCCTGGGCGAGATCACCCGCCAGCTGCCTGCCCAGGACGACCTGAACGCGGTCAAGGGCGGTGCCCGCACCCTGGCGGCCAGCAGTGAGACGCTCGGCCAGGGCCTGACCCGCGTGGCCACCGGGGCCGACAAGCTGCAGGCCGGGGCCGACGACGTGAACGCCGGGGCCGGCCGGCTCCTGGACGGGCTGACGGCGCTCCAGGCGAAGATCCCCACCCGTGTGGACGCCCTGACCGGCGACCCCCAGGGCCTGAGCGTGAGCGTGACGCCCGACATCCAGACCTTCGCCGCCGTCAAGAACAACGGCGCGGCCTTCGCCCCGTACTTCATGGCCCTGAGCCTGTGGGTGGGCGTCACGCTGACCACGTTCATCTTTCCGTACCAGCAGCTGCCGCGCAGCGGTCGGCGCTCGTCGCAGCTGGCGCGGGTGCTGCGCAAGGCCGCCGCCCCCGCCGTGCTGGTGACCGTGCAGGCGCTGCTGGTCGTGCTCGGGGTGCACCTGCTGGGCGTGGACTTCCTGCACCCTGGCCAGGTGGTGCTGACCGCTGTGGCCTCCAGCATGACCTTCCTGATGATGGTGCTGGCCCTGATCGTCTGCTTCGGTGCGGCGGGCCGCCTGCTGGCCCTGATCCTGCTGGTGCTGCAACTCGCGGCGTCCGGTGGCAGCTATCCCGTCGAGGTCGCGCCGCGGGTGTTCCAGGTCATCCACGACTGGCTGCCCGTCACGCAGAGCGTCGGGGCCTTCCGGCACGCCCTGAGCGGGGCGTTCGAGGGCCGCTACCCCACCTTCATGCTGATCCTGCTGGCCCTGTTTATAGGGAGTCTTGCGTTCGCCCAGCTGGGCCGCCGCCGCTGGGAATTCGTGGCTGACCAGGACTTCAGGCCCCTGATCAGCGCGCCGATCACGTCCCGGGACGTGCCCCCCGATCCCTATATCGACGCACCGACCCCCGAGGAGCTGAAGGATCGCACCGTAGACGGCTGA
- a CDS encoding carboxylesterase/lipase family protein gives MNVSSGLQSLFVAASLLLSAAQAQTVTVPTTQGPVVGSATPVQQFLGIPYAAPPTGPNRWKAPQPAPTWTAPRDVRTAGNICPQVVIALFPVPGRTPGEILGNEDCLTLNVYAPQGATAASKLPVMVWIHGGSFVAGAGSSYDASVLAQKNGIVVVTLNYRLGALGFLALPALDAEAQGGASGNYGLQDQQAALTWVKRNIGAFGGDPARVTVAGESAGGMSVCAQLASPQAAGLFQQAIIQSGLCTSPGNAVLQKDAATRNVKYAENLGCRSTDVACLRGADVSKLLTTRVPGLRPISNLVWSPTYGTPLLPRTLNDAFTQGAFNRVPVMTGTNHDEGRLFVPVASPDGSPVSLVKYWASAGLLVGAPRAQRVLLQYPFRRYGTPALAFATMFTDGVFSCPAIRVNTALSRYVPVYAYEFNDPQAVSVIKSPSDLPGLGSYHSSSLVYAFQTPLPGVADSGAFTPAQRALSDAFSAAWATFVKTGKPEVGGQAAWQVFDPAHANVQVFTPVSIRESTTFATDHKCAFWLALDVQ, from the coding sequence ATGAATGTCAGCTCTGGTCTACAGTCGCTGTTTGTCGCTGCCAGCCTGCTGCTGTCTGCCGCTCAGGCGCAGACGGTCACGGTGCCCACCACGCAGGGGCCGGTGGTGGGCTCGGCCACGCCCGTCCAGCAGTTTTTGGGGATTCCGTATGCTGCGCCTCCCACCGGCCCCAACCGCTGGAAGGCCCCGCAGCCCGCGCCCACCTGGACGGCCCCGCGTGACGTTCGCACGGCTGGGAACATCTGCCCGCAGGTTGTGATCGCGCTGTTCCCCGTGCCAGGCCGCACCCCCGGCGAGATCCTGGGGAACGAGGACTGCCTGACCCTGAACGTCTACGCACCGCAGGGAGCCACGGCCGCGAGCAAACTCCCCGTGATGGTCTGGATCCACGGAGGTAGTTTCGTCGCCGGGGCGGGCAGCAGCTATGACGCCAGCGTCCTGGCGCAGAAGAACGGTATCGTGGTGGTCACGCTGAACTACCGGCTGGGTGCCCTGGGCTTCCTGGCCCTCCCGGCCCTTGACGCCGAGGCCCAGGGCGGGGCGTCCGGCAACTACGGCCTGCAGGATCAGCAGGCGGCTCTGACGTGGGTGAAACGCAATATCGGGGCCTTCGGGGGTGATCCGGCCCGCGTGACTGTGGCCGGAGAATCGGCCGGCGGCATGAGCGTGTGTGCGCAGCTCGCCTCCCCGCAGGCGGCGGGGTTGTTCCAGCAGGCGATCATCCAGAGCGGGCTATGCACCAGCCCCGGCAACGCCGTCCTGCAGAAGGACGCCGCCACCCGCAACGTGAAGTACGCCGAGAACCTCGGGTGCCGCAGCACCGACGTGGCGTGCCTGCGCGGTGCGGACGTGTCGAAGCTGCTCACCACGAGGGTGCCCGGCCTGCGGCCGATCAGCAATCTGGTGTGGTCGCCCACCTACGGCACGCCGCTGCTGCCCCGGACATTGAACGACGCCTTCACCCAGGGGGCCTTCAACCGCGTGCCGGTCATGACGGGCACCAACCACGACGAGGGCCGCCTGTTCGTGCCGGTCGCGTCCCCGGACGGCTCGCCCGTGTCTCTGGTGAAGTACTGGGCCAGCGCGGGCCTGCTGGTGGGGGCTCCCCGTGCCCAGCGGGTGCTGCTCCAGTACCCCTTCCGGCGCTACGGCACGCCCGCCCTGGCCTTTGCCACCATGTTCACCGACGGCGTGTTCAGCTGTCCGGCGATCCGGGTGAACACGGCGCTGTCTCGGTACGTGCCGGTCTACGCCTACGAATTCAACGACCCCCAGGCCGTGAGCGTGATCAAATCGCCCTCCGACCTGCCGGGGCTCGGCTCGTACCACAGCAGCAGTCTGGTCTACGCCTTCCAGACGCCGCTGCCAGGGGTGGCCGATTCGGGCGCGTTCACGCCGGCCCAGCGGGCGCTCTCGGACGCCTTCAGCGCGGCGTGGGCGACCTTCGTCAAGACCGGGAAGCCGGAGGTCGGCGGTCAGGCGGCGTGGCAGGTCTTCGATCCGGCCCATGCGAACGTGCAGGTCTTCACCCCGGTCAGCATCCGCGAGAGCACCACCTTCGCCACGGATCACAAGTGCGCGTTCTGGCTCGCACTGGATGTCCAGTGA
- a CDS encoding NAD-dependent malic enzyme has product MTRRELPLTDHYDVKRGEDGHRYIVPLIRGFNLTRIPLLNKGTAFTAEERELLGLDGLLAPQVDSLEVLVERLYGDYSKLDDPMRRHTFLRNLQDRNEVQFYALLSRHVEEMLPIVYTPTVGEAVKRFSQIYRYPRGLTISTQNVARARQALANVPLNDVRIIVATDSSAILGIGDQGFGGMAISIGKLSLYTVAGGVGPDKTLPVELDVGTGRQDLRDDPHYLGVKHERLTGEAYLQFVDTFVEATLERYPKAIIQWEDFSKDAAFEVLHRYRRVVPSFNDDIQGTGAVVLAGVLNACRVKGERLAEQVVVVHGAGAGGAGVAAAIREGMRREGLDDAAISARVFVLDSRGLLTDDRDMEPYKRELATPRELAAGWSGTDLLSVIRDAKATVLLGLSGQGGIFSEEMVRAAAANTERPMVFPLSNPTANTEALPEDILRWTDGKALVATGSPFAPVTQAGQTYEIGQGNNAFIFPGLGFGAILARVREITDGMVTAAAYALAAYTEAHHPTRLYPPVAELSKASVEVAVAVIRQALADGVATEFEVRRLSGEELRAFVERKFWQPKHLPFRLE; this is encoded by the coding sequence ATGACCAGACGTGAGCTGCCCCTGACCGACCACTACGACGTGAAGCGCGGCGAGGACGGCCACCGGTACATCGTGCCGCTGATCCGGGGCTTCAACCTGACGCGCATTCCGCTGCTGAACAAGGGCACGGCGTTCACGGCCGAGGAGCGCGAGCTGCTGGGCCTGGACGGGCTGCTCGCGCCGCAGGTGGACTCGCTGGAGGTGCTCGTGGAGCGCCTGTACGGCGACTACTCGAAGCTGGACGACCCCATGCGGAGGCACACGTTCCTGCGCAACCTGCAGGATCGCAACGAGGTGCAGTTCTACGCGCTGCTGTCCCGGCATGTGGAGGAGATGCTGCCGATCGTGTACACGCCGACGGTGGGCGAGGCCGTGAAGCGCTTCTCGCAGATCTACCGCTACCCGCGCGGCCTGACGATCAGCACGCAGAACGTGGCGCGCGCACGGCAGGCGCTGGCGAACGTGCCGCTGAACGACGTGCGGATCATCGTGGCGACGGACTCCAGCGCGATCCTGGGCATCGGGGATCAGGGCTTCGGCGGCATGGCCATTTCCATCGGCAAGCTCTCGCTGTACACGGTGGCGGGCGGCGTGGGCCCCGACAAGACCCTGCCGGTCGAGCTGGACGTGGGCACGGGCCGCCAGGATCTGCGCGACGACCCGCACTACCTGGGCGTCAAGCACGAGCGCCTGACGGGCGAGGCGTACCTGCAGTTCGTGGACACCTTCGTGGAGGCCACGCTGGAGCGCTACCCGAAGGCGATCATCCAGTGGGAGGACTTCAGCAAGGACGCGGCGTTCGAGGTGCTGCACCGCTATAGACGGGTCGTGCCGAGCTTCAACGACGACATCCAGGGCACGGGCGCGGTCGTGCTGGCGGGCGTGCTGAACGCGTGCCGCGTGAAGGGCGAGCGCCTCGCGGAGCAGGTCGTGGTCGTGCACGGCGCGGGCGCGGGCGGCGCGGGCGTGGCCGCCGCGATCCGCGAGGGGATGCGCCGCGAGGGCCTGGACGACGCGGCGATCAGCGCGCGGGTGTTCGTGCTCGACTCGCGCGGGCTCCTGACCGACGACCGCGACATGGAGCCCTATAAGCGCGAGCTGGCAACGCCGAGGGAACTCGCGGCCGGGTGGTCGGGCACCGATCTGCTGAGCGTCATCCGCGACGCAAAGGCGACCGTGCTGCTGGGCCTGAGCGGGCAGGGCGGCATCTTCAGCGAGGAGATGGTGCGCGCCGCCGCCGCGAACACCGAGCGGCCCATGGTCTTCCCCCTGAGCAACCCCACCGCGAACACCGAGGCGCTGCCGGAGGACATCCTGCGCTGGACGGACGGCAAGGCGCTGGTCGCCACGGGCAGTCCCTTCGCGCCGGTCACGCAGGCTGGCCAGACGTACGAGATCGGGCAGGGGAACAACGCGTTCATCTTCCCCGGCCTGGGTTTCGGCGCGATCCTGGCGCGCGTGCGCGAGATCACGGACGGCATGGTCACGGCCGCCGCGTACGCCCTGGCCGCGTACACCGAGGCGCACCACCCCACGCGCCTGTACCCGCCGGTTGCTGAACTGTCGAAGGCCAGCGTGGAAGTCGCCGTGGCCGTCATCCGGCAGGCCCTCGCGGACGGCGTGGCGACCGAGTTCGAGGTGCGCCGCCTGTCGGGCGAGGAACTGCGGGCCTTCGTCGAGCGCAAGTTCTGGCAACCCAAGCACCTGCCCTTCCGCCTGGAGTAG